In Besnoitia besnoiti strain Bb-Ger1 chromosome IX, whole genome shotgun sequence, a single genomic region encodes these proteins:
- a CDS encoding hypothetical protein (encoded by transcript BESB_013270): MPPPKAAGGPPPPTSGPAASSPSSPSSPAGAKPAPPAGKPAPPAGKPAPPAGKPAPPAGKPAPAGAKPAPAGAKPAPPAGKPAPPAGNPALLAGKPAPLPGGKPALSLGAKPTLGAKPAGDKAPPAGGPPKLEKAGPSPFGAKPGLPAGKDPPAPGLPKKHLAAPKGGPPWVNTPPPPGLPAGGPPKGPLSKGPPSLPKAAESSPAAKGPASLAPSPKGVEVKKLAVPGPADGKAKTIGLSVEKAGPTLGGPPKTGGEKSSPALGATPPSLRKTPGAEAGADATKAASNMDEYGAPRGTFGRLTPHSSLARDIADPKLQRIFTASGKFVGRATGPPPPLSAQERSSESADRGRGRLRLQEHRVADPVPRPARSGKAAGSSRRLPSLFSPTPFAGSADGMTGFFVPVPTWPPTQDQAQAAFGCPPFFPLAGFPPCCPPYPYYPASPGDPNAAMGCSPFPPYSYMGGGALPCGPPGALGAQPAAGGDYFPPNGTHGQAALTGERTERRRNRNPRGEEDGAEEGQWGNLEGRGAAGAARRGQAGVADRAPFTEDQRAASKPQDCRGRSQSTREATRRRRATMIQFLEDEGFEPPEDWLRANGEKCARVNDPASAGQRWDEAASIARGPQARAFNKGPEKPIGRTPWGGIEKQLNRIRSRPSTHIFDEEDEDLPRLPSEVRSFDPVAFARRKKEREALGQDPTFGVQEGNEYYQYFDAHYKPDREPWLQEVVPRLNMAFRDAFSASHAPGLCVPRLIFLQVGASNAAPRAYNSVPPGGKFSSKASKGWDRWGFEKGLTVPRKRTYQSLNELATYFSHLESEDQDEVISLLLLCRKLEKQLEEQHVVIDMLEHDLTTANASLKFPPEWRTLEGLDLVSLVPADTAFQPTAAAPLFLKSTVLLPQTTPDVLDLRGAPEASSSPAAGAKSPATEAPAGTAKPAPGATFTVKKKAVGAAKKPVFKTTIKAKS, translated from the exons ATGCCGCCGCCAAAGGCAGCAGGGGGACCGCCACCTCCTACTTCCGGGCCTGCTGCGTCCTCCCCGAGTTCGCCCAGCTCTCCTGCAGGGGCGAAACCCGCTCCTCCAGCGGGGAAACCTGCTCCTCCAGCGGGGAAACCTGCTCCTCCAGCGGGGAAACCTGCTCCTCCAGCGGGGAAACCTGCTCCTGCAGGGGCGAAACCCGCTCCTGCAGGGGCGAAACCCGCTCCTCCAGCGGGGAAACCTGCTCCTCCAGCGGGAAATCCCGCTCTTCTGGCGGGAAAACCCGCCCCCCTTCCAGGCGGAAAACCTGCGTTGTCTCTTGGCGCGAAGCCTACCCTAGGGGCGAAACCGGCGGGTGACAAGGCTCCGCCGGCAGGGGGACCTCCAAAGTTGGAGAAGGCGGGTCCGAGTCCATTTGGGGCGAAACCGGGTTTGCCTGCGGGGAAGGACCCCCCCGCGCCGGGTCTCCCCAAGAAGCACCTCGCAGCCCCGAAGGGTGGTCCACCATGGGTCAacacgcctcctcctccagggCTACCCGCGGGCGGGCCCCCGAAAGGCCCGCTATCCAAGGGCCCTCCGTCACTTCCGAAAGCCGCTGAATCCTCGCCGGCTGCCAAGGGTCCCGCCTCCCTCGCACCGTCACCGAAGGGGGTCGAAGTAAAGAAGCTCGCGGTCCCTGGACCGGCCGacgggaaggcgaagacgattGGCCTATCTGTTGAGAAGGCAGGCCCCACGCTGGGGGGGCCACCAAAGACTGGCGGAGAGAAGTCGTCTCCTGCCTTGGGTGCGACTCCCCCTTCTCTTCGCAAAACGCccggcgcagaagcaggcgcagacgcaacTAAG GCGGCTTCCAACATGGATGAGTACGGGGCGCCCCGCGGGACCTTCGGGCGGCTGACGCCTCACAGTTCGCTCGCAAGAGACATCGCGGATCCCAAATTGCAGCGCATCTTCACCGCCAG TGGAAAGTTTGTGGGGCGAGCAACAGGGCCTCCTCCACCACTCTCAGCGCAAGAGCGTAGCTCAGAATCCGCTGATCGCGGAAGAG gccgcctgcgcctccaggaACACAGAGTTGCAGACCCGGTCCCGCGACCGGCGCGTAGCGGAAAGGCGGCAGGCTCGTCGCGTCGACTGCCCTCCCTTTTTTCTCCCACGCCGTTCGCGGGGAGCGCGGATGGAATGACAGGCTTCTTTGTCCCGGTCCCCACTTGGCCGCCAACGCAAGACCAAGCACAGGCTGCTTTCGGTTGCCCGCCCTTTTTCCCGCTCGCCGGCTTTCCTCCCTGTTGTCCCCCGTATCCTTATTACCCCGCGAGCCCGGGAGATCCGAATGCCGCGATGGGGTGTTCGCCCTTCCCTCCGTACAGCTACATGGGGGGGGGCGCCCTGCCCTGCGGGCCCCCAGGGGCCCTTGGAGCCcagcccgccgccgggggGGACTACTTCCCGCCGAACGGAACGCACGGCCAGGCGGCCTTAACGGGCGAGCGGAccgagcgaagacgaaacagaaatccgcgaggagaggaagacggggCAGAGGAGGGACAATGGGGGAATCTCGAAGGgaggggcgccgcaggggccgcgagacgcgggcAGGCGGGTGTCGCCGACCGTGCGCCTTTTACTGAAGATCAGCGGGCGGCCTCGAAGCCACAGGACTGCCGAGGCCGCTCCCAGTCCACCCGAGAGGCGacacggcgaagaagggccACGATGATCCAGTTTCTTGAGGACGAGGGATTCGAGCCCCCAGAGGACTGGCTGCGCGCAAATGGCGAGAAGTGTGCCCGAGTCAACGACCCAGCTAGCGCAGGACAGAG GTGGGATGAGGCTGCTTCAATCGCCAGAGGGCCCCAGGCCCGAGCCTTCAACAAGGGGCCAGAGAAGCCGATTGGACGGACGCCGTGGGGAGGGATCGAGAAGCAG CTCAACCGCATCCGCAGCCGGCCGTCCACGCACATCTttgacgaggaggacgaagatcTCCCCCGGCTCCCTTCGGAGGTGCGCAGTTTCGAccccgtcgccttcgcccggcgaaagaaagagagggaggccCTGGGGCAAGATCCGACCTTCGGCGTGCAGGAGGGCAACGAATACTACCAGTACTTCGACGCGCACTACAAGCCCGATCGCGAGCCTTGGCTGCAAGAAGTTGTGCCGCG TTTAAACATGGCTTTTCGTGACGCGTTCTCAGCGAGCCACGCGCCTGGGTTGTGCGTCCCTCGGCTCATTTTTTTGCAGGTCGGGGCCTCCAatgccgccccccgcgcttACAACTCAGTCCCGCCAGGAGGGAAGTTCTCCTCCAAGGCGTCGAAGGGCTGGGACCGCTGGGGATTTGAGAAAGGCCTCACTGTGCCCCGAAA GCGAACGTACCAGAGCTTGAACGAGCTCGCGACGTACTTTTCTCAcctggagagcgaagacCAGGACGAAGTAATCAGTCTCCTGCTCCTCTGCCGCAA GCTGGAAAAGCAACTCGAGGAGCAGCACGTTGTGATTGACATGCTTGAACACGACCTGACGACTGCCAACGCGTCGCTGAAATTCCCGCCCGAGTGGCGCACCCTCGAGGGACTCGACCTCGTTTCGCTCGTGCCCGCAG ACACTGCCTTCCAGCcgactgccgccgcgcctctcttcctcAAGTCCACCGTTTTGCTGCCGCAGACTACTCCCGACGTCTTGGATCTGCGTGGCGCCCCCgaggcctcttcttcgcccgcTGCGGGGGCGAAGAGCcctgcgacggaggcgcctgccggcACTGCCAAGCCCGCGCCTGGGGCAACCTTCACTGTCAAGAAGAAGGCCGTgggggcggcgaagaagcctgTTTTCAAAACGACCATCAAAGCCAAGTCGTGA